One part of the Arabidopsis thaliana chromosome 1 sequence genome encodes these proteins:
- a CDS encoding AAA-type ATPase family protein (AAA-type ATPase family protein; FUNCTIONS IN: nucleoside-triphosphatase activity, DNA binding, DNA-directed DNA polymerase activity, nucleotide binding, ATP binding; INVOLVED IN: DNA replication; LOCATED IN: plasma membrane; EXPRESSED IN: 24 plant structures; EXPRESSED DURING: 13 growth stages; CONTAINS InterPro DOMAIN/s: ATPase, AAA-type, core (InterPro:IPR003959), ATPase, AAA+ type, core (InterPro:IPR003593), DNA polymerase III, clamp loader complex, gamma/delta/delta subunit, C-terminal (InterPro:IPR008921), DNA polymerase III, subunit gamma/ tau (InterPro:IPR012763); BEST Arabidopsis thaliana protein match is: AAA-type ATPase family protein (TAIR:AT2G02480.1); Has 16118 Blast hits to 16088 proteins in 2833 species: Archae - 487; Bacteria - 9881; Metazoa - 404; Fungi - 514; Plants - 302; Viruses - 52; Other Eukaryotes - 4478 (source: NCBI BLink).), protein MSGLRISDPSKLHLKKELTHIRKVASKGLRDPGTTSSWKSPLTSSRFVVEPPASNNVEILSNNQLDSQFPSSRVFGNNGKEKEKKVFLYNWKTQRTSSEKTEGEDETSWIQASLNDDDDDDDDVSDARNGGDSCLEETRSASMIRKSGFIKKKSKELDLSIGRKSTAKARNFPSHHLHVASGLSVVRDESDETEDFSNSENFPTKVSSPLLLKLKRKNWSRSSSKFLRGTSKREDSSHTCNSTPALSTSSYNMYGIRNPSTVGSWEDGDDELDDDNLDFKGRQGCGIPFYWTKRNLKHRGGCRSCCSPSFSDTLRRKGSSILCGSQSVYRRHRHSSGRFNKQKLALRSAKGVLPLLKYGGDSRGGSSIGIGYSDDDLSTDFGEIDLEAQSRLDGRRWSSCCKSQDGEREEEEEGGSTPESIQSLSQKYKPMFFDELIGQSIVVQSLMNAVKKGRVAHVYLFQGPRGTGKTSTARILSAALNCDVVTEEMKPCGYCKECSDYMLGKSRDLLELDAGKKNGAEKVRYLLKKLLTLAPQSSQRYKVFVIDECHLLPSRTWLSLLKFLENPLQKFVFVCITTDLDNVPRTIQSRCQKYIFNKVRDGDIVVRLRKIASDENLDVESQALDLIALNADGSLRDAETMLEQLSLMGKRITVDLVNELVGVVSDDKLLELLELALSSDTAETVKKARELLDLGADPILMMSQLASLIMDIIAGAYKALDEKYSEAFLDRRNLTEADLERLKHALKLLSEAEKQLRVSTDRSTWFIATLLQLGSMPSPGTTHTGSSRRQSSRATEESISREVIAYKQRSGLQCSNTASPTSIRKSGNLVREVKLSSSSSEVLESDTSMASHDDTTASTMTLTCRNSEKLNDIWIKCVDRCHSKTLKQLLYAHGKLLSISEVEGILVAYIAFGEGEIKARAERFVSSITNSIEMVLRRNVEVRIILLSETELLNSKQTRQIAVTTSSYTESGNEIPMKRIEAIIQEQRLETEWLQKTPGSQGRLKPERNQILPQEDTNGVKVLKICEMGEFQENQSGKRMEHCPVSPSLLHNSNFTNNKDNLGYESESGRGVCSLLFCWNTQKSPRRTKIKGTSMRSRRSRERRFSLFSACARPRK, encoded by the exons atgtcgGGTTTAAGGATTTCGGATCCGAGCAAATTGCATCTGAAGAAGGAGCTTACTCATATCAGGAAAGTTGCTTCTAAAGGTTTACGCGATCCTGGAACCACTTCCTCATGGAAATCTCCTCTTACTTCCTCGAGATTCGTCGTTGAGCCGCCGGCGAGCAACAACGTCGAGATTCTCAGTAACAATCAGTTAGATTCTCAGTTTCCGAGTAGTCGAGTCTTTGGGAATAACgggaaggagaaggagaagaaggtgtTTTTGTATAATTGGAAGACTCAGAGAACTTCAAGCGAGAAGACTGAGGGTGAAGATGAAACGTCTTGGATCCAAGCTAGTctcaatgatgatgatgacgatgatgatgatgtgagtGACGCGAGGAATGGTGGAGATTCGTGTCTTGAGGAAACTCGATCTGCTTCGATGATTCGAAAGAGTGGttttatcaagaagaagagtaagGAATTGGATTTGAGTATCGGAAGAAAAAGCACTGCGAAAGCTAGGAACTTTCCAAGTCATCATCTTCACGTTGCATCAGGTTTAAGTGTAGTGAGAGATGAATCTgatgaaacagaggattttaGCAACTCTGAGAATTTCCCCACTAAAGTATCATCTCCTTTGCTTTTGAAACTAAAGCGCAAGAACTGGTCACGTTCTTCTTCTAAGTTCCTGAGAGGTACTAGTAAGAGAGAGGATTCTTCTCATACTTGTAACAGTACACCTGCATTGTCGACTAGCTCATATAATATGTATGGTATCCGTAATCCTAGCACTGTTGGATCTTGGGAGGATGGTGATGATGAGTTGGATGATGATAACTTGGATTTTAAAGGGAGACAAGGTTGTGGGATTCCTTTTTATTGGACTAAGAGGAATCTGAAACATAGAGGTGGATGTAGGAGTTGTTGCTCTCCTTCGTTTTCGGATACTCTTAGGAGGAAAGGAAGTAGCATTTTATGTGGGAGTCAATCTGTGTATCGTAGACATAGGCATTCCTCTGGGAGGTTTAATAAACAGAAGCTTGCTTTAAGAAGTGCAAAAGGTGTTTTACCTTTGCTCAAATATGGTGGTGATAGTAGAGGAGGGTCATCTATAGGAATTGGGTatagtgatgatgatcttTCTACTGATTTTGGAGAGATTGATTTAGAAGCTCAGAGTAGATTAGATGGGAGGAGATGGTCTAGTTGTTGTAAGAGTCAggatggagaaagagaagaagaggaagaaggaggaagTACACCGGAAAGTATTCAGAGCTTGAGCCAAAAGTACAAGCCAATGTTCTTTGATGAACTGATTGGGCAGAGTATAGTTGTTCAATCACTAATGAACGCTGTGAAGAAGGGTAGGGTTGCTCATGTTTATCTTTTCCAAGGTCCTAGAGGTACTGGGAAGACATCTACCGCGAGAATTCTTTCGGCCGCCTTGAATTGTGATGTGGTCACTGAAGAAATGAAACCTTGTGGGTACTGCAAAGAATGTAGTGATTACATGCTAGGGAAAAGTAGGGATTTATTGGAACTTGATGCTGGTAAGAAGAATGGAGCCGAGAAAGTTAGGTACcttttgaaaaaattgttGACATTAGCTCCTCAGAGTTCTCAAAGATACAAGGTTTTTGTTATAGATGAGTGTCATTTATTACCATCTAGGACTTGGCTATCTTTACTCAAGTTTCTTGAGAACCCTCTGCAGAAATTTGTCTTTGTATGTATCACGACTGACCTTGACAATGTTCCTCGGACCATTCAGTCAAGGTGCCAGAAGTACATCTTCAACAAAGTCAGAGATGGTGACATTGTTGTGAGACTAAGGAAGATTGCTTCAGATGAAAATCTAGATGTGGAATCACAGGCGTTGGACCTGATTGCTTTGAATGCTGATGGCTCGCTTCGAGATGCTGAAACCATGTTAGAGCAGTTGAGTTTGATGGGAAAACGAATCACCGTTGATCTTGTAAATGAGctt GTTGGTGTTGTTTCAGATGATAAATTGCTTGAACTCTTGGAATTAGCGTTGTCTTCTGACACGGCAGAGACCGTTAAGAAAGCTAGAGAGTTACTGGACTTGGGAGCTGATCCAATACTCATGATGTCTCAACTAGCCAGTCTTATCATGGATATCATTGCTGGAGCATACAAGGCTTTGGACGAAAAATACAGCGAAGCCTTTCTTGATAGAAGGAACT tgactGAAGCGGATTTGGAGAGACTAAAGCATGCTTTGAAACTTCTTTCTGAGGCTGAGAAGCAGCTTAGAGTTTCTACTGATCGTTCAACATGGTTCATAGCTACCTTGCTTCAGCTTGGTTCAATGCCTTCTCCTGGAACCACACATACCGGTAGCAGTAGAAGGCAAAGCTCTAGAGCAACTGAAGAAAGCATTTCAAGAGAAGTTATTGCTTACAAACAGAGATCAGGCCTTCAATGTAGTAATACAGCCTCCCCAACTTCCATAAGAAAAAGTGGAAACCTCGTTCGTGAAGTGAAATTGTCCTCCTCTTCTAGCGAAGTTTTAGAGAGTGACACTTCCATGGCCTCACATGACGATACAACGGCAAGCACCATGACGCTTACTTGCAGAAATTCAGAGAAACTAAATGATATTTGGATAAAGTGTGTAGATAGATGTCATTCAAAGACATTGAAGCAGCTTCTATATGCTCATGGGAAGCTTTTATCTATCAGTGAAGTTGAAG GTATTCTAGTTGCTTATATTGcatttggagaaggagagatcAAAGCGAGAGCTGAAAGGTTTGTAAGCAGTATCACAAACTCGATTGAAATGGTACTACGGCGAAACGTAGAGGTCAGGATAATCCTCTTGTCTGAAACTGAGTTACTCAACTCCAAGCAGACCAGACAAATAGCAGTGACAACTAGTTCATATACTGAAAGTGGGAATGAGATTCCAATGAAAAGGATTGAAGCAATCATCCAAGAACAGAGATTAGAAACTGAGTGGTTACAGAAGACTCCTGGTTCACAAGGCCGGTTAAAACCCGAAAGGAACCAAATTCTACCTCAAGAAGACACCAATGGAGTTAAAGTCTTGAAGATTTGTGAAATGGGTGAGTTTCAGGAGAATCAGAGTGGTAAAAGAATGGAACATTGTCCTGTTTCTCCAAGCTTACTACACAATAGTAACTTcacaaacaacaaagacaATCT AGGATATGAATCAGAATCAGGGAGAGGAGTTTGCAGTCTGCTTTTCTGTTGGAACACACAAAAGTCTCCAAGAAGAACCAAA ATCAAAGGGACTTCTATGCGATCACGAAGAAGTCGAGAGAGACGTTTCTCCTTGTTCAGTGCATGTGCTAGGCCAAGGAAGTAA